CCCACGGCACCCTGGAGAACCGGCCCTTACGGGAACAATCATGTGATCCTGCGCAAACCTTTGGCCTGCAGTCCCTGTTTTAAGAAAAAATGCCCAACGATGGAATGTATGAAATCCCTATCGGTGGAGGAAGTCCTTGAGGCAGTAGAAAAGAAATTGTGGAATGCGGATTGCCGAATGCGGAATAAAATAATCCAAGAATTAAATCCGAATTCCGCAATCCGCAATCCGCATTAGGAGGATTTTATGGCTTTGAGCAAAGACTTATTGGAAATTATCGCTTGCCCGAAGTGCGTTCGCGACCCCGGTTGCACGGGCGAGTTGGAATACCGGGAGGCGCAGAATCAGTTGGTCTGCCACCATTGCAAGTTGATTTACCGTATCGAAGATGACATCCCGATCATGTTGATCGACGAAGCAACTCCATTGGAAGAGGGAA
This genomic stretch from Deltaproteobacteria bacterium harbors:
- a CDS encoding Trm112 family protein codes for the protein MALSKDLLEIIACPKCVRDPGCTGELEYREAQNQLVCHHCKLIYRIEDDIPIMLIDEATPLEEGKT